The following coding sequences are from one Deltaproteobacteria bacterium window:
- the acs gene encoding acetate--CoA ligase → MAKEEARIESLMSENRLFKPPKAGQKTAYIKSMKEYREIYKRSLSDPDGYWAERADELITWDRKWRTVFKYDFHKPDIHWYVGGQLNVSANCLDRHLTDGRRNKAAIIWQGEPEDDVKIYTYQMLHREVCRFANVLKKMGVKRGDRVSIYLPMIPELAIAMLACTRIGAMHSVVFAGFSANSLQSRINDCQAKLLITADAVLRAGKVIPLKPNADDAMKGCPSIERCIVVRRAGNEISMQEGRDTWWCDEMNAEDITDVCEPISMGAEDPLFILYTSGSTGKPKGILHTTGGYITYAAHTTQIVFDLKDDDVFWCTADIGWITGHTYIVYGPLALGGTSLMFEGVPSWPKPDRYWKIVEKFKVNIFYTAPTVIRSLMREGVEWTKKHDLSTLRVLGTVGEPINPEAWMWYHENIGKGKIPIVDTWWQTETGGILISPLPFATPLKPGSATFPLPGVDAAIVKGDGSPAAPNEGGSLVIKRPWPGMLRGVFGDPKRFKDQYFDHFPGMYESGDGARRDEDGYFWIMGRIDDVINVSGHRLGTAEIESALVAHPKVAEAAVVGMPHDVKGQAIYAYVTVKAGVKEDDELLKELRTHVRKEIGPIATPEVIQFASGLPKTRSGKIMRRILRKIAAGDTGDLGDTSTLADPTVVKALIEGKEALTKKK, encoded by the coding sequence ATGGCAAAAGAGGAAGCGCGCATCGAAAGTCTTATGAGTGAGAATCGGCTCTTCAAGCCTCCCAAGGCGGGCCAGAAGACCGCCTATATCAAAAGCATGAAGGAGTATCGGGAGATCTACAAACGCTCCCTCTCGGATCCCGACGGCTACTGGGCAGAACGGGCCGATGAACTCATCACATGGGACAGGAAATGGCGAACCGTGTTCAAATACGATTTCCACAAACCCGACATCCACTGGTACGTCGGCGGCCAGCTGAACGTCTCGGCCAACTGTCTGGATCGTCACCTCACGGACGGACGCAGAAACAAGGCCGCAATCATCTGGCAGGGCGAGCCCGAGGACGATGTCAAGATCTACACATATCAGATGCTCCACCGTGAGGTCTGCCGATTCGCCAATGTCCTCAAGAAGATGGGGGTAAAACGGGGAGACAGGGTCTCCATCTACCTTCCCATGATCCCCGAACTTGCAATAGCCATGCTCGCCTGCACCCGTATCGGAGCCATGCACAGCGTCGTGTTCGCTGGATTTAGTGCCAACAGCCTCCAGAGCAGGATCAACGACTGTCAGGCGAAGCTCCTTATCACGGCGGATGCAGTCCTTCGGGCCGGGAAGGTCATCCCCCTGAAACCGAATGCAGATGATGCCATGAAGGGGTGCCCATCTATCGAGCGGTGCATCGTGGTCAGACGCGCCGGAAACGAGATCTCCATGCAGGAAGGGCGCGACACGTGGTGGTGCGACGAGATGAATGCCGAAGACATCACGGATGTATGTGAACCCATCTCCATGGGCGCTGAGGATCCCCTTTTCATCCTTTATACGAGCGGCAGCACCGGAAAGCCCAAGGGCATCCTCCACACTACCGGCGGCTACATCACCTACGCGGCCCACACCACTCAGATCGTCTTCGATCTCAAGGACGATGACGTCTTTTGGTGTACCGCAGACATCGGATGGATAACCGGACATACCTACATCGTTTACGGCCCCCTGGCCCTGGGCGGCACGTCCCTCATGTTCGAAGGAGTCCCATCATGGCCCAAGCCCGACCGTTACTGGAAGATCGTGGAAAAGTTTAAGGTCAATATCTTCTACACCGCCCCCACAGTTATCCGATCCCTCATGCGGGAAGGAGTCGAGTGGACCAAGAAGCACGACCTCTCCACATTGAGGGTCCTCGGCACCGTTGGAGAGCCCATAAACCCAGAGGCCTGGATGTGGTATCACGAGAACATCGGAAAGGGGAAAATACCCATAGTGGACACGTGGTGGCAGACGGAAACTGGTGGCATCCTCATCTCTCCCCTGCCCTTTGCCACGCCCTTGAAGCCAGGATCGGCAACCTTCCCACTTCCAGGAGTCGATGCAGCCATCGTCAAGGGTGACGGGAGCCCAGCCGCACCAAATGAAGGAGGAAGCCTCGTCATCAAAAGGCCATGGCCCGGCATGCTCCGGGGCGTATTTGGAGATCCCAAGCGTTTCAAGGACCAATATTTCGATCACTTTCCCGGCATGTACGAGAGCGGAGACGGCGCACGCCGGGATGAAGACGGCTATTTCTGGATCATGGGCAGGATCGACGACGTGATCAACGTCTCCGGACATCGACTCGGAACGGCCGAGATCGAGTCAGCCCTCGTGGCACACCCCAAGGTCGCCGAGGCCGCTGTGGTCGGCATGCCCCACGACGTCAAGGGTCAGGCCATCTACGCCTACGTCACGGTCAAGGCCGGGGTCAAGGAAGACGACGAACTCCTGAAGGAACTCCGGACCCATGTCAGGAAGGAGATCGGCCCCATCGCCACTCCAGAGGTCATCCAGTTCGCCTCCGGGCTTCCCAAGACCCGGAGCGGAAAGATCATGCGCAGGATCCTGAGAAAGATCGCTGCAGGAGACACGGGCGATCTCGGGGATACATCCACCCTGGCAGATCCAACCGTGGTTAAAGCCCTCATCGAGGGAAAAGAGGCCCTGACGAAGAAGAAATAG
- the thiC gene encoding phosphomethylpyrimidine synthase ThiC — METLITQLRSGTIPDNLRHLAEREGIPVEDLASNIVSGEAVVLGHRTGRGAMVVGKGSRTKVNANIGASTLSSSLEHEREKLHAALRAKTDAVMDLSLANNLDEILHMVLAESSVPVGTVPIYGAATLARLKRGAVVDLDEEEFLDVIERQLAAGVDFITVHAGVTKSLVERLKTGKRVEGIVSRGGAITAAYIKKTGRENPLYAAYDRLLDIAARYDAVLSLGDGMRPGAIADAGDLFEVGEQETLGALQARALERGVMSMIEGPGHVPIHRIAESVERIKRLTHKAPLYLLGPLVTDVAPGYDHITSAIGAGVAGMAGADFICYVTPSEHLGLPTTQDVFDGVIAARIAAHAADLAKGIPGAFEWDLELSRARKALDWDTQIRLAIDPDKAMRIREARSGTGACTMCGEYCVFLVNKD; from the coding sequence ATGGAAACCCTCATCACCCAACTTCGGAGCGGAACCATTCCGGACAACCTCAGACATCTTGCGGAGCGGGAAGGGATCCCGGTCGAGGATCTTGCATCAAACATCGTTTCCGGCGAGGCCGTTGTCCTTGGGCACCGGACCGGACGTGGGGCCATGGTGGTTGGCAAGGGCTCCCGGACAAAGGTGAATGCCAACATCGGTGCGAGCACCCTCTCTTCGTCCCTGGAACACGAGCGCGAAAAGCTTCATGCAGCTCTCCGAGCCAAAACCGACGCCGTCATGGACCTCTCGCTCGCCAACAACCTGGACGAGATCCTCCACATGGTCCTGGCCGAGTCCTCGGTCCCTGTCGGTACCGTTCCCATTTACGGCGCAGCTACACTTGCGCGGCTGAAACGAGGCGCCGTGGTGGACCTGGACGAAGAGGAATTTCTTGATGTGATAGAAAGGCAGCTTGCGGCCGGGGTCGATTTCATAACTGTCCACGCCGGCGTGACAAAGTCCCTCGTAGAAAGGTTAAAGACGGGTAAAAGGGTCGAGGGGATCGTGTCCCGCGGGGGCGCTATCACCGCCGCCTACATCAAAAAAACCGGCAGGGAAAACCCCCTTTACGCCGCCTATGACCGGCTCCTCGACATCGCGGCGAGATACGACGCAGTTCTTAGCCTCGGGGACGGCATGCGGCCCGGTGCCATAGCAGACGCAGGCGACCTCTTTGAGGTGGGAGAGCAGGAGACCCTGGGAGCGCTCCAGGCCCGTGCCCTCGAGCGCGGCGTCATGTCCATGATTGAGGGGCCTGGACACGTCCCCATCCACCGGATCGCCGAATCGGTGGAAAGGATAAAGCGTCTTACGCACAAGGCCCCACTCTACCTCCTCGGCCCCCTCGTAACAGACGTGGCCCCAGGCTACGACCACATCACGTCTGCCATTGGCGCGGGTGTAGCCGGCATGGCAGGCGCGGATTTCATCTGCTACGTGACCCCGTCCGAGCATCTCGGGCTTCCCACCACGCAGGATGTCTTCGACGGTGTTATAGCTGCGAGGATCGCTGCCCACGCAGCCGATCTTGCAAAGGGGATTCCAGGTGCCTTCGAGTGGGACCTCGAACTTTCACGGGCGAGAAAGGCACTGGATTGGGATACACAGATCCGCCTTGCCATAGACCCTGACAAGGCCATGAGGATCCGGGAGGCACGATCAGGGACCGGGGCCTGCACCATGTGCGGGGAGTACTGCGTATTCCTGGTGAACAAGGACTGA
- a CDS encoding 4Fe-4S binding protein → MVPIQSIPSSPSSLTPGDLPWIIQHREDRCTLCGRCTAVCPVQAIYLAYHRQRIPNLGIGSGNLGNSYRTFTGIRQRTEPANRCIGCGMCAMVCPNEAIGPVPNPNDPRIRFHMNQGGDAWKRGGRRNDPSSLLDRILFTRISMLTDPALDAGRHEFMLNTVLGRILPPEEFLRRHASGEWIPPTREIFPFIIGSMSFGALSPNMWLGLLQGVAYLNEVLKIPVVMATGEGGCPPWVLKSPFLKYIILQIASGYFGWDEIIRAIPEMQCDPAAIEIKYGQGAKPGDGGLLMWFKVSKLIARLRGVPEGVDLPSPPVHQTLYSIEESVMKMIQTMSMAWGFRVPVYPKISGSTSAKAVLNNLVRNPYAGGLLIDGVDGGTGAAYNVSMDAMGHPIASNIRECYLDLCAQGKQNEIPLFAAGGIGKNGNVTQNGMALIMLGASGVHIGKYIMQAAAGCLGSERNRCNICNIGLCPKGITSQNPKLYRRLDPDQVAQRVVDIFLSIRTEMKKIMAPLGRSQSLPIGMSDAIGINDKAAADRLNIRYIC, encoded by the coding sequence ATGGTCCCAATTCAGTCCATTCCATCTTCCCCAAGCAGCCTGACCCCCGGGGATCTTCCCTGGATCATTCAGCACCGTGAGGATCGCTGCACCCTCTGCGGCCGGTGCACTGCGGTCTGTCCTGTCCAGGCGATCTACCTCGCCTACCACAGGCAGAGGATCCCGAACCTCGGCATTGGAAGCGGGAATTTGGGAAATTCCTACAGGACGTTCACAGGTATCCGTCAGCGAACAGAGCCTGCAAACCGGTGCATCGGCTGCGGCATGTGCGCAATGGTCTGCCCGAACGAGGCCATCGGCCCGGTCCCCAACCCGAACGACCCCCGTATCCGCTTCCACATGAACCAGGGCGGGGACGCTTGGAAACGGGGCGGGCGCAGAAACGACCCTTCAAGTCTCCTTGACAGGATCCTCTTCACCAGGATCTCCATGCTCACGGACCCGGCGCTCGATGCCGGCCGGCACGAGTTCATGCTGAACACGGTCCTCGGCAGGATCCTCCCACCCGAGGAGTTCCTAAGAAGACATGCCTCCGGGGAGTGGATCCCCCCCACACGTGAGATCTTTCCCTTCATCATCGGCTCCATGTCCTTCGGGGCGCTTTCTCCCAACATGTGGCTCGGCCTCCTCCAGGGTGTGGCCTATCTGAACGAGGTCCTCAAGATTCCGGTCGTCATGGCAACCGGTGAAGGCGGGTGCCCGCCTTGGGTCCTGAAAAGCCCATTCCTGAAATACATCATCCTCCAGATTGCATCTGGCTATTTCGGTTGGGATGAGATCATCCGGGCCATCCCTGAGATGCAGTGCGATCCTGCGGCCATCGAGATCAAGTACGGCCAGGGCGCCAAGCCAGGCGACGGCGGCCTGCTCATGTGGTTCAAGGTGAGCAAACTCATCGCAAGGCTCAGGGGCGTGCCGGAGGGAGTGGACCTACCCTCGCCGCCGGTTCATCAGACCCTTTACTCGATAGAAGAGAGCGTCATGAAGATGATCCAGACCATGTCCATGGCCTGGGGCTTCCGGGTGCCGGTCTATCCCAAGATATCCGGCTCAACTTCGGCCAAGGCCGTTCTCAACAACTTAGTGAGGAACCCGTACGCTGGAGGGCTTCTCATAGACGGCGTGGATGGCGGGACAGGAGCGGCCTACAACGTGAGCATGGACGCCATGGGGCATCCCATAGCCTCGAACATCCGGGAATGCTATCTCGATCTCTGCGCCCAGGGGAAGCAGAACGAGATCCCCCTCTTTGCAGCAGGCGGGATCGGAAAGAACGGAAACGTGACCCAGAACGGCATGGCCCTCATAATGCTTGGCGCAAGCGGCGTGCACATAGGAAAATACATCATGCAGGCAGCTGCGGGCTGCCTCGGAAGCGAGCGGAACCGCTGCAACATCTGCAACATCGGCCTCTGCCCAAAGGGCATCACGAGCCAGAATCCTAAACTCTACCGTCGGCTCGACCCCGACCAGGTGGCCCAGAGGGTCGTGGATATCTTCCTTTCCATTCGCACAGAGATGAAAAAGATCATGGCCCCGCTCGGCCGGTCCCAGAGCCTTCCCATCGGGATGTCCGACGCCATCGGGATCAACGACAAGGCCGCTGCTGACCGGCTCAACATCCGCTACATCTGCTAA
- a CDS encoding sulfide-dependent adenosine diphosphate thiazole synthase, which produces MREIDITKGIVQYHVRDLMKYVSSDVVIVGAGPSGLVGAGLLAERGRRVAILEKRLSPGGGIWGGGMGYTYVITQEEARHILDAFEIPYERVSAEFLAVDAVALASGLIFGAVKRGAKLFNLTTVEDLMVSDGRVRGVVINNSFAVMNHFPIDPLTLETRAVVDATGHEHDVVQTFSKKNDVAIDTPTGKPLGERSLFAEPAERAVVENTRQVYPGLYVCGMSTASVYGGYRMGPIFGGMLLSGERLAELIDANLA; this is translated from the coding sequence ATGCGGGAGATAGACATAACAAAAGGCATTGTTCAGTACCACGTACGTGATCTCATGAAATATGTATCAAGTGACGTGGTCATCGTGGGGGCTGGTCCCTCCGGCCTTGTAGGGGCGGGCCTTCTAGCCGAGAGGGGCAGAAGGGTTGCGATCCTCGAAAAACGCCTTTCTCCCGGTGGAGGAATCTGGGGAGGCGGCATGGGCTATACGTACGTCATCACCCAGGAGGAGGCCCGTCACATACTCGATGCCTTTGAAATCCCCTACGAACGGGTTAGCGCCGAATTTCTCGCAGTGGACGCAGTGGCCCTTGCCTCCGGCCTCATATTCGGAGCGGTGAAACGGGGGGCCAAGCTCTTCAACCTCACCACGGTCGAGGACCTCATGGTCTCTGACGGGAGGGTCCGCGGCGTAGTGATCAACAACTCCTTTGCTGTCATGAACCATTTCCCCATCGACCCCCTTACCCTCGAGACCCGGGCGGTCGTCGACGCCACTGGCCATGAACATGACGTCGTTCAGACCTTCTCGAAAAAGAACGACGTTGCCATCGATACCCCGACGGGAAAACCATTGGGTGAGAGATCCCTTTTTGCCGAACCCGCTGAACGCGCTGTGGTGGAAAACACCCGCCAGGTCTATCCTGGCCTCTACGTATGCGGCATGTCAACCGCCTCCGTTTACGGAGGATACCGAATGGGCCCCATCTTTGGAGGTATGCTCCTTTCTGGAGAAAGGCTCGCGGAACTCATCGATGCGAATCTCGCGTAA
- a CDS encoding YkgJ family cysteine cluster protein has protein sequence MSELPENILDNSRPLGDKDTFSFSCGPERPCFTTCCYDLTLILMPYDILRLSRRLGMKTGDFLKRSTTVHVGPESGFPIIQLNMEEGSLKCPFLHKGKGCSVYEDRPGACRTYPLARMARRSRDQEGVEETYYVVRDPDCKGFQEGRIWTVEEWKKHEGILPYNRMNDVFGEILQAKQESGISNLNADQMETFYLGCYNIDDFRAFFLEGPNLDRYLEPEDVIQRISESDEALLEFGMRWVKRKLFERKCAACGLAAT, from the coding sequence ATGTCCGAACTCCCTGAAAATATCCTTGACAACTCGCGCCCCCTGGGCGATAAGGACACCTTTTCCTTTTCCTGTGGCCCCGAGAGGCCCTGTTTTACCACGTGTTGCTATGACTTGACCCTGATCCTCATGCCTTATGACATCCTGAGACTCTCACGGCGCCTCGGGATGAAGACCGGAGATTTCCTCAAAAGGTCAACGACCGTCCATGTTGGCCCCGAGTCCGGGTTCCCCATCATCCAACTGAACATGGAGGAAGGGTCCCTAAAGTGTCCTTTTCTTCACAAGGGAAAAGGGTGCTCGGTTTACGAGGACAGGCCCGGTGCCTGCCGGACCTATCCCCTGGCCCGCATGGCCCGCCGAAGCAGGGATCAAGAAGGGGTGGAAGAGACCTACTATGTCGTGCGGGATCCTGACTGCAAAGGATTTCAGGAAGGTCGAATCTGGACGGTCGAAGAATGGAAAAAGCATGAAGGAATTCTTCCTTATAACAGAATGAATGATGTCTTCGGTGAGATCCTTCAGGCAAAGCAGGAATCCGGGATCTCCAATCTGAACGCCGATCAGATGGAGACCTTTTACCTCGGCTGTTACAACATAGACGATTTCCGCGCCTTTTTCCTCGAAGGCCCGAATCTTGACCGTTATCTCGAGCCCGAAGACGTGATCCAACGTATCTCTGAAAGCGACGAGGCCCTTCTTGAATTCGGCATGCGATGGGTGAAGCGCAAGCTCTTCGAGAGGAAGTGCGCGGCCTGCGGGCTCGCAGCCACTTAG
- a CDS encoding FAD-dependent oxidoreductase: MESPTAVTPVTVRGIDENGHRISSQAFEDLVQRAAASTDYLILETFGQHNVGGRLWKGGRPITVRVRGPVGQRLGCMGRPGTTIISEGPASDDVGYLNIGADIVVLGDATNGVCNAMAQGRVMVRGSIGARGLTMTKWNPAFERPELWVLGSVGDTFAEFNCGGIGVVCGVNPKNPENVLGYRPCVGMVGGWIFYRGKTDGSYSRDDVRETDLDDEKWQWLKERLPEFLQRIGRDDLIGQLTNREEWRLLIPLTPQEKALSNIGPMPMAEFRKKIWEPAFGGDPLRDLAPGLDRSPIGLIVTGDLRRRRPYWANREHAAPCTFYCPMHIPTVDRLRLIREGKIEEAYRLTLEYTPLPGSVCGAICPNLCMDQCSRGLVDRSIDVALLGRAVKDFPPPETKPPIGKRVAIVGGGPAGMTAAWHLAKAGIEAHIFERDDHLGGKLAQVIPWDRLPRATWEAEVARFLKMPNIRVHFGVSITKERFQQLKDEYEYVIVAVGAHEPRRIPFPGSERVITALDFLKSVKSPNPMPVGKRVVIIGAGNVGCDVACEAYRHGAESVILLDIQKPLAFGKEKAAAEALGAVFRWPVTTREVTEDGVVLADGEIIPADTVFISIGDIPALDFLPETVETVRGWIRTDDAGRTTDAKIFAVGDVERPGLATNAMGAGMRSAEFIASTLKGIPWKPFAKKVIDRKALTLEHYCPLPSRGTTPEAEAERCLSCGSCRDCHLCETICPTGAISRRELEIGGYEYVSDDEKCIACGFCADTCPCGIWTMRPLA; the protein is encoded by the coding sequence ATGGAATCACCAACTGCTGTCACACCCGTCACTGTCCGTGGAATCGACGAAAACGGCCATAGGATCTCATCCCAGGCATTTGAGGATCTGGTCCAGAGGGCGGCCGCAAGCACCGACTATCTCATCCTCGAGACCTTTGGCCAACACAACGTGGGAGGCCGCCTCTGGAAGGGCGGACGCCCCATCACCGTTAGGGTGCGCGGCCCTGTAGGCCAGCGCCTCGGCTGCATGGGCCGGCCAGGCACGACCATCATCTCCGAAGGCCCTGCCTCGGATGATGTGGGCTATCTGAATATCGGGGCCGATATCGTCGTCCTTGGGGATGCAACCAACGGCGTCTGCAACGCCATGGCCCAGGGAAGGGTCATGGTGAGGGGATCCATTGGCGCCCGCGGCCTCACCATGACGAAATGGAACCCTGCGTTTGAGAGACCGGAGCTCTGGGTGCTGGGCTCCGTAGGTGACACCTTCGCCGAGTTCAACTGCGGCGGCATCGGCGTGGTCTGCGGAGTGAATCCCAAAAACCCGGAAAACGTCCTTGGCTACAGGCCATGCGTGGGCATGGTCGGGGGCTGGATCTTTTATCGGGGGAAGACCGACGGAAGCTATTCCCGGGACGATGTCCGGGAAACGGATCTGGATGACGAAAAATGGCAGTGGCTTAAGGAGCGGCTGCCGGAATTTCTCCAGAGGATCGGACGCGATGACCTCATTGGGCAGCTCACGAACCGGGAGGAATGGAGGCTTCTCATCCCCCTCACCCCCCAGGAAAAGGCCCTTTCTAATATCGGCCCCATGCCCATGGCCGAGTTTCGAAAGAAGATCTGGGAGCCGGCCTTTGGCGGAGACCCGCTCCGCGATCTCGCCCCTGGTCTGGATCGAAGCCCCATCGGGCTCATCGTCACAGGAGATCTGAGAAGAAGACGTCCTTACTGGGCAAACCGGGAACACGCAGCCCCCTGTACCTTTTACTGCCCCATGCACATCCCAACCGTGGACAGGCTCCGCCTCATTCGGGAAGGGAAGATAGAGGAGGCCTATCGACTTACCCTCGAATATACCCCCCTTCCCGGATCCGTCTGCGGGGCCATCTGCCCGAACCTCTGCATGGACCAGTGCTCACGGGGCCTCGTGGACCGGTCCATCGACGTGGCCCTCCTCGGCCGCGCCGTCAAGGACTTTCCCCCTCCGGAAACCAAGCCCCCCATAGGGAAACGGGTCGCCATCGTGGGTGGCGGCCCTGCCGGCATGACCGCCGCCTGGCATCTTGCAAAGGCAGGGATCGAGGCCCACATCTTTGAGCGTGATGACCACCTGGGAGGCAAACTCGCCCAGGTCATCCCTTGGGATCGCCTGCCCCGGGCCACGTGGGAGGCGGAGGTCGCACGTTTCCTAAAAATGCCGAATATCCGCGTCCATTTCGGGGTCAGCATTACCAAGGAGAGATTCCAGCAACTAAAAGACGAGTATGAATACGTCATCGTCGCCGTCGGGGCCCATGAACCCCGGCGTATACCTTTCCCAGGATCGGAACGGGTGATTACCGCACTCGATTTCCTGAAATCCGTCAAATCCCCGAATCCCATGCCAGTTGGAAAACGGGTGGTCATCATAGGGGCTGGGAACGTTGGCTGTGATGTGGCCTGCGAGGCCTATCGGCACGGGGCCGAGTCCGTCATCCTTCTCGACATCCAGAAACCCCTTGCCTTCGGAAAGGAAAAGGCGGCCGCCGAGGCCTTGGGGGCGGTTTTCCGCTGGCCCGTGACCACACGGGAGGTGACCGAAGATGGAGTCGTGCTTGCGGACGGGGAGATCATTCCGGCTGACACGGTCTTCATCTCCATCGGCGATATCCCTGCCCTCGATTTCCTTCCCGAGACCGTTGAAACAGTCCGGGGCTGGATCAGGACGGATGATGCCGGAAGGACCACAGATGCGAAGATATTCGCAGTAGGAGACGTGGAAAGGCCGGGCCTTGCGACCAATGCCATGGGGGCTGGAATGCGATCAGCGGAATTCATAGCGAGCACCCTGAAGGGCATCCCCTGGAAACCCTTTGCCAAAAAGGTGATCGACCGAAAGGCCTTGACCCTGGAGCACTACTGCCCTCTCCCCTCCAGGGGCACGACGCCTGAGGCAGAGGCGGAAAGATGTCTGAGCTGCGGATCCTGCCGGGACTGCCACCTTTGCGAGACCATCTGCCCGACAGGCGCCATCTCCAGGCGTGAGCTCGAGATCGGGGGATACGAGTACGTCTCGGACGACGAAAAGTGCATCGCCTGCGGATTCTGTGCCGACACCTGTCCGTGCGGTATATGGACCATGCGGCCGCTGGCCTGA